ACCCCAATGAAAAGCAGGTAAAAGCCTCTCAGGAAATTGGAGCTGATATGGTGGAGATACACACCGGCAATTATGCTGAGGCTGACAGCGAGGCAAAGATCGACAAAGAGCTTAGAAAAATAGAAAATGCTGTATTTAGTGCTCTAGACCTTGAGCTAAGAGTAGCCGCAGGGCATGGACTTGATTATAACAACGTAGAGCCTATTGTTTGGATAGAAGAAATTGAAGAACTAAACATAGGACACAGCATAATATCCAGAGCAGTAATCGTCGGAATAGAAGAAGCAGTAAGTGAAATGCTTATTTTATGCAGTTAATTGTCGCCAAAATTATTTCTGTTCCCTGCAATCAGAACACAAACCATATATTTCTAACTTGTGGTTTGAAACATCAAACTCATTTAACTTTGCAATTTGCATAA
This Thermodesulfobacteriota bacterium DNA region includes the following protein-coding sequences:
- a CDS encoding pyridoxine 5'-phosphate synthase, whose translation is LAGAHGIVVHLREDRRHIQDRDLYILRETVKTKLNMEMAATNEMVRIASEVSPDMVTLVPEKRQELTTEGGLDVIGNKKVVSKAVDKLKESGIFVSLFIDPNEKQVKASQEIGADMVEIHTGNYAEADSEAKIDKELRKIENAVFSALDLELRVAAGHGLDYNNVEPIVWIEEIEELNIGHSIISRAVIVGIEEAVSEMLILCS